The genomic region AGTGCTGGCAGAAAACGTTCACCGGATGCGGTCAGTGTGGCACCGACACCGGCTTCTGTTTCGAGAAGCCGGCGCAGGAGCGAGGGAACCGCACAAGCGGCGACCGAACCACAAATCCCGATATGGATGCGTTTTCCGAGAAATCCGGTAAAGGTAAGATGGTTGTCGCTCATATGATCCTTATTAATAGGTAGAATTGCCATTAGACGTGGAATACGAGTTTTGCGGTATGGCCTTGGGAATAGACGAAGATTGCAGAGGGGTGTCATTGGTGTCTGAGCGAAGGACAACCCAAATTTCCGCCGTGGTGCTAATGGTGCCTTCATCTACAAGAATAATAACGTCCTTGCCCTGTTTCTCAAAAATCATCAGGCTCTTGGCGTGTTTGAAAAAGCCGCGCAGCGTAAATCCCTGACCAGGCATGGTGTCGTAGTAAAAACGGTACAAGGACGGTGCATTGACTCGACCGGTCAAAACGAGCACGCCGGTTTGTCGTGAAAGTGTTCCGATGACGAGCGATTTCTGGTGATCGACACTCATTTCTTTGGGAATGGGAATATCCGTGAAATCGGCAAAGTAAATGCCTCCGTCATTGTTTTCACTTTCGGTGGTTTGAGTATTTTCCGTCGGTGTATCAACTGCCGACGGATTCGACATAGCGCAGCCACACAAACTAGCAGCAAGAGTTATGGCAAGACAGGACGTCAAAAAACGCATGAATTTCTCCCAGGTTGGGGACTAGCAGCGAAAATAGGTCCAATTCAACAAAGGCAAGGCCGGAACGTGAATTTTACACGCGTAAGGCCGTCAGCAGCCGTTAGTTTTTGCACATTTGGTTGTATTGATGGTATATGCTGGAGAGTCACGTCATTCTGTCGCGACTCTAGCATGACGCGGCCATGAAGCAAAACCCTTTACAACGCCCTGATTGGGCAAGAATTCAATTATTTATTCTTAATGCACACTGCTCAACTCATTTTTTATGGGGAACTTGCCCACTCGTCAGAGCACCTTCATTTGAAGTATCGTTTCATGTGACTCGGCGAGCCTCAGTGAAAGATGTCATGGAGTCCTACGGTGTTCCGCATACGGAGGTCTTCGGGTTGCTTGCTAACCTGCAGCCTGTGGGTTTCAATCATATTGTCGTTCCTCATGATCGTATTGTTGCTACACCAGCCGTTTTTCCGATTCACGTAGAAAAATCGACTCGGCTTCGCCCTGCCCTCCGTGGTCCTGTGCGTTTTGTTGTAGATGCAAATGTGGGACGACTGGCCGGGCTATTGCGTATGCTCGGCTTTGATACAAGTTACTCTTTTGAACACGATGATGCAGCTTTAGCAGAAATATCATTCCAGGAGTCTCGTATTGTTCTCACACGTGATCGAGGATTACTCAAACGATCGGCTGTCATCCATGGACGCCTACTACGAGCCAATGATCCTTGGGATCAACTTGGGGAAACCGTTCGTGCATATGGTCTGACCCCACCGTGGGCGTTGTTCAGTCGGTGTCTTCGGTGCAATGCCCTTCTCGAAAGAACGACGAAATCACATGTA from Desulfovibrio inopinatus DSM 10711 harbors:
- a CDS encoding Mut7-C ubiquitin/RNAse domain-containing protein; the protein is MKDVMESYGVPHTEVFGLLANLQPVGFNHIVVPHDRIVATPAVFPIHVEKSTRLRPALRGPVRFVVDANVGRLAGLLRMLGFDTSYSFEHDDAALAEISFQESRIVLTRDRGLLKRSAVIHGRLLRANDPWDQLGETVRAYGLTPPWALFSRCLRCNALLERTTKSHVIHRLLPKTKRYYNDFSLCPRCDALYWPGSHFDAMLERLQRYGLIERTKGTESFFIKNT